In one window of Flavobacteriales bacterium DNA:
- a CDS encoding lysophospholipid acyltransferase family protein, with protein sequence MSLVDSEEFAQFTRLKQLGMPRVAELIMELLKLDKVNAIYDEFSDAPTAVEFVDAVLNKLGVEVEISEEELKRIPKEGPFITVSNHPFGGIDGIILIKLLAARRSDFKVMANFLLERIEPLAPNFIGVNPFENAKESKGNVGGLRATMQHLAEGKPLGMFPAGEVSSYKVQKGTVTDRRWQEPALKIIQRAKVPVIPIYFRGTNSFMFHLLGMLHPVLRRAKLPSEVVAKKNRHVTVRIGHAISVEQQEQFAEIDQYGRFLRMKTYALGNAMRVNRFFPKLHISHRKEEVKPVIDPVDPKELQAELDSLREEFFEFDFRSFELFILPRGRIPKLLQEIGRLREVTFRAVGEGTNNEIDVDEFDLYYRHMLLWDKDAQKIVGAYRIGMGADIMNLYGKCGFYFQSLFRLDEPVVPLLRETIELGRAFIVEEYQMKPYPLFLLWKGLTITALKHPQYRYFIGCVSISNNFSKFSKSLIIEFIKKNYYDYDIARHVHPRKAFRVRLTKADRMLVDLSEDDVNRIDRLVEEMEPGNMRFPILLKKYIKQNARIIGFNVDPKFNNSLDGLMILDLLDTPMETLNQVIEEIGDEKVIEAFVQRKRDEGKQ encoded by the coding sequence ATGAGTTTAGTAGATTCGGAAGAGTTTGCCCAGTTCACCCGATTGAAGCAGCTGGGGATGCCGCGTGTGGCCGAACTCATCATGGAGCTGCTCAAGCTCGATAAGGTCAATGCGATCTACGACGAGTTCAGCGATGCCCCTACGGCTGTAGAATTTGTCGATGCCGTGTTGAACAAGCTCGGAGTCGAAGTGGAGATCTCCGAAGAAGAGCTCAAGCGCATTCCGAAGGAAGGGCCTTTCATTACCGTTTCGAATCACCCCTTTGGCGGTATCGACGGCATAATCTTAATCAAATTGCTCGCGGCTCGGCGATCCGACTTCAAGGTCATGGCGAACTTTTTACTCGAGCGCATAGAACCGCTGGCGCCCAACTTCATCGGGGTGAACCCGTTCGAGAATGCCAAGGAGTCCAAAGGGAATGTGGGCGGACTCCGAGCAACGATGCAACATTTGGCCGAGGGGAAACCTTTAGGGATGTTTCCGGCCGGAGAGGTGAGTAGCTACAAGGTTCAAAAAGGTACGGTGACCGATCGCCGTTGGCAGGAGCCCGCCTTGAAGATCATCCAGCGCGCCAAGGTGCCGGTGATTCCGATTTACTTTCGAGGCACCAACAGTTTTATGTTCCACCTGCTCGGCATGTTGCACCCCGTACTGCGCAGGGCCAAGTTGCCGTCGGAGGTAGTAGCCAAAAAGAACAGGCACGTCACGGTGCGCATTGGGCACGCGATCAGCGTGGAGCAGCAAGAGCAATTCGCAGAGATCGACCAATACGGCCGTTTTTTGCGCATGAAGACCTACGCCTTGGGAAATGCCATGCGCGTGAATCGCTTTTTTCCGAAGCTGCATATATCGCACCGTAAAGAAGAGGTGAAGCCGGTCATAGACCCCGTCGACCCCAAAGAGCTTCAGGCCGAACTCGATAGCTTGCGCGAAGAGTTTTTCGAATTCGATTTTCGGAGTTTCGAATTGTTTATTCTGCCTCGCGGCCGGATACCCAAGCTTTTGCAGGAAATTGGCCGTTTGAGGGAAGTTACATTTCGCGCCGTAGGCGAAGGAACCAATAATGAGATCGACGTCGACGAATTCGATCTTTATTACCGGCACATGCTGCTGTGGGACAAGGATGCTCAGAAGATCGTTGGGGCCTACAGGATCGGAATGGGTGCCGATATCATGAATTTGTACGGCAAGTGCGGCTTTTATTTTCAGTCGCTGTTTCGACTCGATGAGCCCGTAGTTCCGCTACTTCGCGAGACTATTGAACTCGGCCGAGCCTTTATCGTGGAGGAGTATCAGATGAAACCGTATCCGCTGTTTTTGCTTTGGAAAGGCCTTACTATAACCGCCCTGAAACATCCGCAGTATCGCTATTTCATTGGGTGTGTGAGCATCAGCAACAACTTCTCGAAGTTCAGCAAGTCGCTCATCATCGAATTCATCAAAAAGAACTACTACGACTACGATATTGCCCGGCATGTGCATCCGCGCAAGGCGTTTCGGGTGAGGTTGACCAAGGCCGATCGTATGTTGGTCGACTTAAGTGAGGACGATGTGAACCGCATCGATCGACTCGTAGAAGAGATGGAACCCGGGAACATGCGGTTCCCGATTCTGCTGAAGAAGTACATCAAGCAGAATGCCCGTATCATCGGATTCAATGTGGATCCGAAATTCAACAACTCTCTGGATGGGCTTATGATCCTCGATCTGCTCGATACGCCCATGGAGACCTTGAATCAGGTCATCGAAGAGATCGGCGATGAAAAGGTGATCGAGGCGTTTGTGCAAAGGAAGCGGGACGAAGGGAAACAATAG
- a CDS encoding aspartate kinase: MRVHKFGGASIADAQGVRRVANIVAEFEDDAVVIVSAMGKTTNLLEEVVGQHYIGETEKAMALMAKSKQQHDALIDELFDKGHPVRDEVNNLFVEMEWTIEDPAREECDYNYDQIVSYGELISSRILSAYLSEQGWGHEWLDARDVIKTDNRHRDARIDWPLCQQQASRYVKKGQRYLSQGFIGCTSENFNTTLGREGSDYSAAIFAHLLDAEEVNIWKDVPGLMNADPNEFAESTLLEEVSFVEAIELAFFGAKVIHPKTIQPLKEKNIPLRVKSFIAPQAPGSLIQSGSTQVPAVPSYIVKHDQVLINISARDLSFIAEQHLSLIFELLAKFGFRVNMMQNSAVSFSVVTDRDLIKLPKLVEVLQQHFDVRPTGGLSLYTVRHYADRWEHLLEGREVYLEQRTRETLQLLLSEK, from the coding sequence ATGAGGGTACATAAGTTCGGAGGAGCATCGATTGCGGATGCACAGGGCGTTCGTCGGGTGGCGAATATCGTTGCCGAATTTGAGGACGATGCCGTGGTGATCGTATCGGCCATGGGCAAAACGACCAACTTACTCGAAGAAGTGGTGGGTCAACACTACATTGGTGAAACGGAGAAGGCCATGGCGCTCATGGCGAAGTCGAAGCAACAACACGATGCGTTGATCGATGAGTTGTTCGATAAAGGTCATCCGGTACGCGATGAGGTGAACAACCTTTTTGTGGAAATGGAGTGGACCATTGAGGATCCGGCCCGCGAGGAGTGCGACTACAACTACGACCAAATCGTTAGTTACGGCGAGCTCATTAGTTCGCGCATTTTGAGTGCGTATTTGTCGGAGCAGGGCTGGGGGCACGAGTGGCTCGACGCCCGCGATGTCATTAAGACCGACAATCGCCACCGCGATGCCCGGATCGATTGGCCATTGTGTCAGCAGCAGGCGAGTCGTTACGTAAAGAAAGGGCAGCGCTACCTGAGTCAGGGGTTTATTGGGTGTACGAGCGAAAACTTCAATACGACCTTGGGACGCGAGGGATCGGATTACTCGGCGGCCATATTCGCCCACCTGCTCGATGCCGAAGAGGTGAATATCTGGAAAGACGTTCCGGGACTCATGAACGCCGATCCAAACGAGTTTGCGGAATCCACCCTATTGGAAGAAGTGTCGTTCGTTGAGGCTATTGAGTTGGCCTTTTTCGGGGCCAAGGTCATTCACCCGAAGACCATACAGCCCCTCAAGGAAAAAAACATCCCCTTGCGCGTGAAGTCGTTCATCGCGCCGCAGGCGCCGGGCTCCTTGATTCAGAGCGGAAGCACCCAGGTACCCGCCGTGCCGAGCTACATCGTAAAGCACGACCAGGTGTTGATCAATATCAGTGCTCGCGATCTCAGTTTCATCGCGGAGCAGCACCTGAGTTTGATCTTTGAATTGCTGGCGAAATTTGGCTTTCGGGTCAATATGATGCAGAATAGTGCGGTATCGTTTTCGGTAGTGACCGACCGTGACCTCATTAAATTGCCTAAATTGGTTGAAGTACTGCAACAGCATTTCGATGTGCGCCCTACGGGCGGATTATCACTTTATACGGTCAGGCATTACGCCGACCGTTGGGAACACCTTTTAGAAGGGCGTGAAGTGTATTTGGAGCAGCGTACGCGAGAAACTTTACAACTTTTATTGAGCGAAAAATGA
- a CDS encoding GNAT family N-acetyltransferase, translating into MHSLVRELAIYEKAEEQHTVTVEQMAEDGFGPEPHFDAFVAEVDREVVGMAMYYPRYSTWKGRTLHLEDIVVRESMRGRGIGAMLFEAVLDKAAEWDAGRMEFEVLGWNDPAKRFYSRFEITGDSGRELWKMTNEELREWAKKR; encoded by the coding sequence ATGCACTCCTTGGTTCGCGAATTGGCGATCTACGAAAAGGCCGAAGAGCAGCATACCGTCACGGTGGAGCAGATGGCCGAGGACGGATTCGGACCCGAGCCGCATTTCGATGCCTTTGTGGCCGAGGTCGATAGAGAAGTCGTGGGCATGGCGATGTACTATCCGAGGTATTCGACCTGGAAGGGGCGCACCTTGCATTTGGAAGACATCGTGGTGCGCGAGTCGATGCGCGGTCGCGGCATTGGAGCCATGCTTTTTGAGGCAGTGCTCGATAAAGCCGCCGAGTGGGATGCGGGCCGAATGGAATTCGAGGTGCTCGGGTGGAACGATCCGGCTAAGCGTTTTTATTCGCGGTTCGAAATCACCGGCGACTCGGGCCGGGAGCTTTGGAAGATGACCAATGAAGAGCTTCGCGAATGGGCAAAAAAGAGATAG
- the fbp gene encoding class 1 fructose-bisphosphatase translates to MAVQTLSEFIIERQAELPHATGEFTRLFGDITIAAKVVNREVNKAGLVDILGAAGSGNIQGEEQQKLDVFANTLFMDLLRNGGECRAIASEEYDDIVVLDGIADDGKYLVSIDPLDGSSNIDVNVSIGTIFSIFRRKKFEGPVTVDEFFRPGTEQVAAGYVIYGSSTMLVYTSGKGVNGFTLDSSIGEFCLSHPNMKIPEDGSIYSINEGNLFSAPKGVQDYVHKCKERQYSARYIGSLVADFHRNLLKGGIYMYPSTEKAPNGKLRLLYECSPLAFLIEQAGGYASDGNQRIMEIVPTDLHQRVPYYVGSPKMVAEVEQLMDG, encoded by the coding sequence ATGGCGGTACAAACGCTGAGCGAATTCATCATTGAACGACAGGCCGAGCTTCCACACGCGACCGGCGAATTCACACGACTATTTGGAGACATTACCATCGCCGCTAAAGTGGTGAACCGAGAGGTCAACAAGGCCGGATTGGTCGATATTCTCGGAGCCGCTGGCAGCGGAAACATTCAAGGTGAAGAACAGCAAAAGCTCGATGTTTTTGCCAATACCCTGTTCATGGATCTGCTGCGCAATGGAGGCGAGTGTCGCGCTATCGCTTCAGAAGAGTACGACGACATCGTTGTGCTCGACGGTATTGCCGACGATGGAAAGTACTTGGTCTCCATTGATCCTCTCGATGGCTCCTCAAACATCGACGTGAACGTTTCTATCGGAACCATCTTCAGCATTTTCAGGAGAAAAAAATTCGAAGGACCCGTTACGGTCGATGAATTCTTTAGACCTGGAACGGAGCAAGTCGCTGCCGGATACGTTATCTACGGCTCTTCGACCATGCTGGTGTACACGAGTGGCAAAGGGGTGAACGGATTTACCTTGGACTCGTCGATCGGCGAGTTTTGCCTTTCGCATCCCAATATGAAGATCCCCGAAGACGGAAGCATTTACTCCATCAACGAAGGAAATCTCTTCAGTGCTCCAAAAGGCGTACAAGACTACGTGCACAAGTGTAAGGAACGCCAATACAGCGCGCGCTACATTGGCTCCTTGGTTGCCGATTTTCACCGCAACCTGCTCAAGGGTGGAATCTATATGTACCCTTCAACCGAAAAGGCCCCGAACGGAAAATTACGTTTGTTGTACGAGTGTTCTCCGCTGGCCTTTTTGATCGAACAAGCCGGTGGATATGCCTCTGACGGAAATCAACGCATCATGGAGATCGTTCCGACCGACCTCCACCAGCGCGTGCCATACTACGTGGGCTCTCCAAAAATGGTGGCCGAAGTTGAACAATTGATGGACGGCTGA
- the mfd gene encoding transcription-repair coupling factor, whose protein sequence is MNQQEFTKLYEKDFDVKRIAVKLHEPGVQRVHLKGLAGSLPAIIAASVFKNSTVPNLFVLNDKEEAAYFLNDIQSILGEKDVLFFPGSYRRPYQIEETENANVLLRAEVLNRLSSRRKPAAVVTYPDGLFEKVITRKELSKNTLKISENDALSPDFLNETLNEYHFERVDFVTDLGQFSIRGGIVDVFSFSNDMPYRIEFFGEEVDSIRSFDIETQVSEKRVKSITVVPNVSDKTMVEQRESFLHYLSKETVIWTKSVEFAGDRLNKNFEKAEEAFAELSTAVKHRTPTELFLNKAALRHELDDFDLIEFGQGLAYPAAEAVDFNSVPQPAFNKNFQLLAESLHKHDEQGYENLILCASAKQVERFHDIFEDIDAEAKFTPVLYTLHEGFIDHERKIVCYTDRQIFDRYHKFRLKTGYEKKQAITLKELTSLQVGDFVTHIDHGIGTFGGLKKIDVNGKQQEAIKLIYKDNDILYISIHSLHKISKYNGKEGTMPKIHKLGSATWAKTKAKTKSKVKKIAYDLIKLYAKRKEQKGFACGPDSYLQLELEASFLYEDTPDQEKATEAIKEDMEKEMPMDRLVCGDVGFGKTELAVRAAFKAVDNGKQVAVLVPTTVLAFQHYKTFTEQLKDFPVTVEYINRFRSTKQQRETLKRLEEGKVDILIGTHRIVGKDVKWKDLGLLVIDEEQKFGVAVKDKLKTIRVNVDTLTLSATPIPRTMQFSLVGARDLSVLATPPPNRYPVQTEVRGFNEEMIRDAIAYEVSRGGQVFFVHNRIENISEVAGMIQRLVPDVKIGVAHGQMEGTKLEKIMLAFMEGECDVLISTTIIESGLDISNANTIIINNANFFGLSDLHQMRGRVGRSNKKAFAYMIAPPYSAMTEEARKRLKALEQFSDLGSGFNIAMRDLEIRGAGDLLGAEQSGFIGDIGFEMYQKILGEALAELKQDEFKDLYKEEEDKMKHFLAEETLLDTDLEILIPDEYVNNIAERLSLYRKLNDIETEEQLKEFEQRLVDRFGEIPPPVHDLLVSVRLRWIGRQLGFEKLVLKSNKMIGYFISDQSSPFYQSATFTQILNYLKNHYRTVTMKERNNRLTLTFQGISNVDEAIEQLRGILSD, encoded by the coding sequence ATGAATCAACAGGAATTCACAAAACTTTACGAAAAAGACTTCGACGTTAAACGCATCGCCGTAAAACTCCACGAACCCGGAGTCCAACGCGTTCACTTGAAAGGACTAGCTGGATCGCTACCGGCCATTATCGCCGCTTCGGTATTTAAAAACTCAACGGTTCCGAACCTTTTCGTACTCAACGACAAAGAAGAAGCAGCTTATTTTCTCAACGACATTCAAAGCATCCTCGGCGAAAAAGACGTACTCTTTTTCCCGGGTAGCTATCGCCGTCCCTACCAAATCGAGGAAACCGAAAATGCCAACGTACTGCTACGCGCCGAGGTGTTGAACCGTCTTTCATCGAGGCGTAAACCCGCCGCGGTGGTGACCTATCCGGACGGACTCTTCGAAAAGGTGATCACCCGAAAGGAATTGTCGAAAAACACGCTCAAGATCTCGGAGAACGACGCCTTGAGCCCCGACTTCCTCAACGAAACGCTGAACGAATACCATTTTGAGCGGGTCGATTTCGTAACCGACCTCGGGCAATTCAGCATACGAGGAGGAATCGTCGACGTCTTCAGCTTCAGCAACGACATGCCCTACCGCATCGAGTTCTTCGGTGAGGAGGTCGACAGCATTCGCTCCTTCGATATCGAAACGCAGGTCAGTGAAAAACGGGTGAAATCGATCACCGTGGTGCCCAACGTGAGCGACAAAACCATGGTGGAACAGCGCGAGAGCTTTTTGCACTACCTCAGCAAAGAGACCGTAATTTGGACTAAAAGTGTCGAATTTGCCGGCGATCGGCTCAACAAAAATTTCGAGAAGGCCGAAGAAGCCTTTGCCGAATTGAGCACGGCGGTGAAACATCGAACGCCCACCGAATTATTCTTGAATAAGGCTGCCTTGCGGCACGAATTGGATGATTTCGATCTGATCGAATTTGGGCAGGGACTTGCCTATCCGGCCGCTGAGGCCGTAGACTTTAACAGTGTCCCACAACCCGCCTTTAACAAGAACTTTCAGCTGCTGGCCGAAAGTCTGCACAAGCACGATGAACAGGGGTACGAGAATTTGATCCTTTGCGCTTCGGCCAAACAGGTGGAGCGCTTTCACGATATTTTCGAGGACATCGATGCCGAGGCAAAGTTTACGCCCGTACTGTATACGCTGCACGAAGGGTTTATCGATCATGAGCGCAAGATCGTGTGCTATACCGATCGCCAAATCTTCGATCGCTACCACAAGTTCCGCCTCAAAACGGGATACGAGAAAAAGCAGGCCATTACGCTGAAAGAGCTGACCAGCCTGCAAGTGGGCGACTTTGTGACCCATATCGACCACGGTATCGGGACCTTTGGCGGACTCAAAAAGATCGATGTCAACGGCAAGCAGCAAGAGGCCATTAAGCTGATCTACAAGGACAACGACATTCTGTACATCAGCATCCACTCGCTGCACAAGATCAGCAAGTACAACGGCAAGGAAGGCACCATGCCGAAGATCCACAAATTGGGATCGGCTACCTGGGCCAAGACCAAGGCGAAGACCAAGAGCAAGGTCAAAAAGATCGCCTACGACCTCATTAAACTGTACGCCAAACGCAAGGAGCAAAAAGGCTTCGCCTGCGGGCCCGATAGCTACCTGCAGCTCGAGCTCGAAGCGTCGTTCTTGTACGAGGATACGCCTGATCAGGAGAAAGCCACCGAGGCCATCAAGGAGGACATGGAAAAGGAAATGCCCATGGACCGATTGGTGTGTGGCGATGTGGGCTTCGGGAAAACCGAGCTGGCGGTGCGCGCGGCCTTTAAGGCGGTCGATAACGGAAAGCAGGTTGCGGTGCTGGTACCGACGACCGTTTTGGCTTTCCAGCATTACAAAACCTTTACGGAGCAGTTGAAAGATTTCCCGGTGACCGTTGAATACATCAACCGGTTCCGCAGTACCAAGCAGCAACGCGAAACCTTGAAACGGCTCGAAGAAGGTAAGGTCGACATACTCATTGGAACGCATCGTATCGTCGGAAAGGACGTTAAGTGGAAAGACCTCGGGCTATTGGTGATCGACGAAGAGCAAAAGTTCGGAGTGGCCGTGAAGGACAAGCTCAAGACCATTCGGGTGAACGTAGACACGTTAACTTTGAGTGCCACACCGATTCCACGTACCATGCAGTTCTCGCTCGTGGGTGCCCGTGATCTCAGTGTATTGGCTACTCCACCCCCGAACCGCTATCCGGTACAGACCGAGGTGCGCGGATTCAACGAAGAAATGATTCGCGATGCTATTGCCTACGAGGTGAGTCGGGGTGGACAAGTATTCTTTGTGCACAACCGCATTGAAAATATTAGCGAAGTGGCCGGAATGATACAGCGGCTGGTACCCGATGTAAAGATCGGCGTGGCCCATGGACAAATGGAAGGCACCAAGCTCGAAAAGATCATGCTGGCCTTTATGGAGGGCGAATGCGACGTGTTGATCTCGACGACCATCATTGAATCGGGCCTCGATATTTCGAATGCCAACACCATCATCATCAACAACGCCAATTTCTTCGGTTTGAGCGACCTGCATCAAATGCGTGGACGCGTAGGTCGAAGCAATAAAAAGGCCTTTGCATACATGATCGCACCGCCCTACTCGGCCATGACCGAAGAAGCGCGGAAACGACTCAAGGCTCTGGAGCAGTTCAGCGACCTGGGCAGCGGTTTCAACATCGCCATGCGCGATCTCGAGATCCGCGGGGCTGGAGATCTGTTGGGAGCTGAGCAGAGTGGATTCATTGGCGACATCGGGTTCGAAATGTACCAAAAGATCCTCGGTGAGGCGCTTGCCGAGTTGAAGCAAGACGAATTCAAGGACCTCTACAAGGAAGAAGAGGACAAGATGAAGCACTTCTTGGCTGAAGAGACCTTGCTCGACACAGACCTCGAGATCTTGATTCCGGACGAGTACGTGAATAACATCGCGGAGCGCCTATCGCTCTATCGCAAATTGAACGACATCGAAACCGAGGAGCAGTTGAAGGAATTTGAGCAAAGACTGGTCGACCGCTTCGGGGAGATTCCTCCACCCGTTCACGATCTACTGGTGAGTGTCCGCCTCCGCTGGATCGGCCGCCAGCTCGGATTCGAAAAGCTGGTGCTCAAGTCGAACAAAATGATCGGCTATTTCATCAGCGACCAAAGCAGTCCATTCTACCAAAGTGCCACCTTTACGCAGATCTTGAACTACCTCAAAAACCACTACCGCACAGTGACCATGAAGGAGCGGAATAATCGACTCACACTAACCTTTCAGGGGATTTCGAACGTCGACGAGGCGATTGAGCAGTTGCGGGGGATATTGTCTGATTAG
- a CDS encoding diacylglycerol kinase family protein — protein sequence MKREIQSFRAAFKGLLELWIKERHGRFHLLATVLALAGGFACGLQTFEWIAVLLCIALVNGLEALNSALEKTLDLLHPDTHPAVGRAKDLAAGAVLVAAIVAAVVGLLVFGPYVTEAMGL from the coding sequence ATGAAAAGAGAGATTCAGTCTTTTAGAGCAGCGTTCAAAGGTCTACTTGAACTCTGGATCAAAGAACGCCACGGTCGTTTTCATTTGCTGGCGACGGTTCTCGCCCTCGCGGGCGGATTTGCATGCGGACTCCAAACATTCGAGTGGATCGCCGTGCTGTTGTGTATTGCCTTGGTCAACGGGCTCGAAGCGTTGAATTCTGCTCTGGAAAAAACGCTTGACCTCTTGCACCCAGATACGCATCCGGCCGTAGGCCGAGCAAAAGACCTGGCCGCCGGTGCCGTGCTGGTTGCAGCCATCGTTGCGGCCGTTGTGGGCCTGCTCGTATTTGGGCCTTATGTCACTGAGGCGATGGGATTATAA
- a CDS encoding GAF domain-containing protein, which produces MLQEAKHQEIQLKAIQIIDKNLSMREKQKAICTLLRSEIRHYDWVGFYMKDAEKDELVLGQFEGEPTGHKRIPFGKGICGEGAIQKRTINVSDVSAVDNYIACSIETKSELVVPIMDGDRFIGQIDVDSHTPSAFNIRDERLLEAICKRLAEYY; this is translated from the coding sequence ATGTTACAAGAAGCGAAGCATCAGGAGATACAACTCAAAGCTATTCAGATCATCGATAAAAATCTCAGCATGCGCGAAAAGCAGAAGGCTATTTGCACCTTGCTGCGGAGCGAGATCCGCCACTACGACTGGGTCGGTTTTTACATGAAGGATGCCGAAAAAGACGAGTTGGTACTGGGGCAATTCGAGGGGGAACCAACCGGGCATAAACGCATTCCGTTCGGAAAGGGTATTTGCGGTGAAGGGGCCATCCAAAAACGCACGATCAACGTGAGCGACGTGTCGGCGGTCGATAACTACATTGCTTGCAGTATCGAAACCAAGTCGGAACTGGTAGTTCCGATCATGGACGGAGATCGTTTCATCGGGCAAATCGACGTGGATTCGCACACGCCGAGCGCCTTCAACATTCGCGACGAGCGGCTGCTCGAAGCCATCTGCAAGCGACTGGCCGAGTATTACTGA
- a CDS encoding MarR family transcriptional regulator, which translates to MRIEEAIKQPKFKSEHEKAIINLVYTGNFLILKQSQVFKSYGVTRQQYNVLRILRGRKGEPATVKLLNERMLDKSSNVSRLVDKLVQKDLATREFCETDRRQVDIFITKKGLALLDQVAAEHPEQSEVLKDIPEEDLRRLNETLNAVRAAYGQTPEEDQ; encoded by the coding sequence ATGCGAATTGAAGAAGCCATTAAACAGCCCAAGTTCAAGTCGGAGCACGAGAAGGCCATCATAAATCTGGTGTATACAGGCAATTTTTTGATCCTGAAGCAGAGTCAGGTTTTTAAATCGTACGGTGTTACGCGCCAGCAGTATAATGTGCTGCGGATTCTGCGCGGACGCAAGGGTGAGCCGGCCACGGTGAAGCTATTGAATGAGCGAATGCTCGATAAATCGAGTAATGTGAGCCGCTTGGTCGACAAGCTGGTTCAAAAGGATTTGGCCACGCGCGAGTTTTGCGAGACCGATCGTAGGCAGGTCGATATTTTCATCACTAAGAAAGGCTTGGCACTGCTCGATCAGGTAGCGGCAGAGCACCCGGAACAAAGCGAGGTGCTCAAGGATATTCCCGAGGAGGATCTACGTCGACTCAATGAAACTTTGAATGCGGTTCGCGCCGCGTACGGTCAAACTCCGGAGGAGGATCAGTAA